Within the Acidobacteriota bacterium genome, the region CGAATCGTTCGATGCCGTGGAAGGCGGATTCTTTGCTGCGGCTGAGCTGGTAGCCTCCGGCCGCTGGCTGGACGTAGACCAGGAGCGGGCACGACACCAGGCCTTCACCCACCTGGGTGCCGCCATCGCCGAGGTGCCTGTCTTTCACGAGGTCATCCTGGAGCGTGGCCAGCCGATTCGATCCGACTGGTACACCGATTGGCGACGTCGCTTGGCTGCGCCCAACCGCCGCGAAATCGCCGACGCCGCCAAGTCTCATCTGACTCTGAATCATGCGCTGGTGCTGGAACTGCCTGGCGGCGGCGGTCGTCAAATAATGACTCCGGCCGCCTTTCGCCAGGTTCTGTCAACCGTCTTGCCGAACAGGGTCGATGCCGCGGCGCGAGCGCTCAAAGACACCCCGGATATCCCGCTGGCTGTCCCGGAGTTCGATCCCGAACCGGAGTTTAACGCTGAAAAGATGGACCGGATCGTCACCTCCGGCATCCTGCGGGGACCATCGGCCTACCTTAAGGAGTTTCACCGTTTTCCGCTGGTCTGGGTGCGCGCCGGCTATCCCGGCGGCGTCCACACAGAACCGGCAGACAAGCCCGGTTTGAACCGGCTGGCCCTCTGGTCGCGCTTCCTGGCCTGCCGCGACAACCAAGATCGGCTCCTTTTGGAGCGGCTGGAGATGCTGGGCGCCCGCATCGGAATCGAAGCCGGACCCGAGCTGACCTTCGTCACCCTCGTCTGCCCGGCCTACTTCCGCCAACCTGCGCTCAGCGTGTTCTTCCGCATCCTGCATCGCCACAGCCCGTCGGACACCGATCTGACCCGTGCCGCCGCCTTGGCGCCGCTCTTCGTCGACCACCCCGACCGGATTCCTGCACAGGCGGTGCTGGCGGCTGCGCTCCGCGCGCTCTACGGCCCCGACAGCCCGTACGCCCGCTGGTCCGCCGGGACCGCTGCTGCAATAGACGGCCCCGCCCTGCGCGCGCATTATGACGCCTGCTTCTACCGCAATCCGCCTGTGATGGCGATGGTCGGTCGTTTTGCCGGTACCGAGCTGCTGTCGCCCATCACGGACCTGATCTCCACCTCGGAATTCGTCCCGTTCCGACCACCGGCCCAGGCCAGCGCGTTCGCGCTCGGTAAAATTCCGGACCAGCCATCGACCTCCTGCGCCGTGGTCAGCCTCCTGCTACCTGGCCCCTACGGGGGTGAGCGGGATATTCTTCGTTTGGAACTGCTGCGTCAACTGTACCTGAAGCGTTCCACCGGCGGTCCGCCGGTGGCCGTGGAGATGGAAAGCCAGCCTTTGTCCGGTCGTGGCTACATCCATCTCCAATTCGTCGCAGAATCGTCAGGCGGTTGGCAGCGGCAACTGGCCGCCTTGCGGGAGTGGTTGAACAGCCTGCCGGAACGTCCCCTCAATCTTTGGCAGCTGGCTTCCGCCATTAAACTGGCGGAGCTCGGCGAGAGCATCCGGCTGGCTTCGCCTGAGGCCTTGACCCGTTGGCTGGTGTTGAACGGGCTGTGGGAAACTCGCCTCTGGGACGGGGCAGAAATCGAGTCCGCCTTGCGGATCGGCCGCCGGGAGCAGGTCCGTGAGCTGGTCAGCCGCTTTTGGCTCAGTCCACATTACGCCGTCGCCGCCCGATCCCTCGATCCGCCGGCATCCGACCCTGTGATTGCGCCTGGCGTCCCGCCGCCTGGCGAGCGTTGACCGGCGCTTTGATACGGGTGTCAGCACCGTCTCGACACACGGCTTGCGTCCGCGGATTATCGCTGGCCTTGTGCTGGCGGCACGGGACTGCGGTCAGCCTGCGCGGCTGTCGCGGCTGACCGCGTGGTGTTTCTCAAACCTTGCCGGCCAGCGCGCGGACCACCGGAACACACCGTTCGCACACCGTCGGAAAATCGGCGAACGCGCCCACCTGCGTGGAGTAGTTCCAGCACCGCTCGCACTTGGCGCCAGCCGCCTTGTCCACTGTCACCTCGGGCTGGCCGTCCCCGACGCCGGGTTTTTCAACAAGATCTACGGCGGATACGATGAAGATGTAGCGCAGGTTATCGGCCATGCCATGGAGAAACGCAAAGTCTCCGGGACCGGAACAAACCGTGATGCGCGCCTCCAGGGAGTTGCCGATCCGGTTCTCCTGGCGCGCCGCCTCCAACGCTTTGCTGACCAGTTCGCGGATCGCCAGCAGCCGGTCCCATTTCGCCAGCAAGCCTTCATCCAGCCACATGGCCTGCGGAGTTGGAAAATCCGCCAGGTGCACAGACTCCGGCAGATCCGTTACGGGCCGCAGGTGTTGCCATACTTCTTCGGTAGTGAAAGGGATTAGCGGCGCCAGCAGACGGACGAGGTGATCGAGGATCGTCCAGAGTGCGCTCTGCGCCGAACGCCGTTCCGGGGAAGCGGCCGCAGACGTATAGAGCCTGTCCTTCAGTATGTCGAAATAGACCGCCGACAGGTCGATGGTGCAGAATTGATACACACTGTGGTAGATGATGTGAAAGTCGTAGCGGTCATACGCCTGACCGCAGCGTTCAAGCAACTGGTGGAGCCGCGCCAGCGCCCAACGGTCGATTTCATGGAGGGCCCCATAGTCGCACGTGTCCCGAGCGGGATCAAAGCCCGCCAGATTGCCCAAGAGAAAACGGAGCGTGTTGCGGATCTTGCGGTAAGCCTCGCGGAGCCGCGACAGGATTTCGTCGCTGATGCGCACGTCCTCGCGGTATTCCACCGAACCCACCCAGAGCCGGAGGATCTCGGCGCCCGACTGACTGATCACCGCTTCGGGCTCGATCACGTTGCCCCGGCTCTTGGACATCGCCAGTCCGTCCTTGTCCAGCACCCATCCATGGGTCAGCACTTCCCGGTATGGTGCGCTGTTGCGGCAGCCCAGCGACGCCAGCAGCGACGAGTGGAACCAACCACGGTATTGGTCGCCCCCTTCAAGGTACATATCGGACGGCCAGGGCATTTCCGGGCGGTTCCGGCTGATCACCTCATAGCTGACTCCGGAGTCGAACCAGACGTCGAGAATATCGAATTCCTTGTCGAACTCGGTGTGCCGACAGCTGGGGCAGGCCGTGCCCGGCGGCAGCAGTTCGGCGCTGCTGTACCGGTACCAGGCGTCGGCGCCTTCGCGTTCGAAAATCTCGGCCACATGCTCCACCACCGCGGTATCCATCAGCACATCACCGCATTGGCGGCAATAGAAGACGGTGATAGGAACGCCCCAGCTCCGCTGGCGTGAGATGCACCAGTCGGGCCGGTTGGCCACCATGTTTGTGATGCGGATCTCGCCCCACTCCGGATACCACTTCGCCCGCTTGATTTCCTCCAGCGCCCTGGCGCGCAGGCTGTTCTTGTCCAGCGCAATAAACCACTGCTTAGTGGAGCGAAAGACGATGGGTTTGTGGCAGCGCCAGCAATGGGGATAACTGTGTCTGATCGCCTTCGCCCGAATCAACGACCCGGTCCGCTGCATGTGTTCGACGATGGGTTCATTGGCCTCGAAGACCACCATCCCATTCCAATTGGGCACCTCGTCGGTAAACCGGCCCTCGTTGTCCACCGGGCACAGCACCGGCAGGCTATACCGCTGGCCCGTGACATAGTCTTCCTGCCCATGCCCTGGGGCGGTGTGGACGCAACCGGTTCCCTGTTCCAGGGTGACATAATCGGCCAGGACCAGCACGGAGTCTCGGTCGATGAAGGGGTGACGGCAGACCTGACCCTCGAGGACCGCACCCTTGACCCGGGCCAGCGCCGCACCCTGATCCAGGCCACAGTCCCGCAGGAAGTTGGGGAGGAGGCCTTCGGCCACCAGAAGCACCTCGCCGTTCACTTCCACAGCCACATAATCGTATTCCGGATGCAGCGCGATCGCCAGATTGGCCGGCAACGTCCACGGGGTTGTGGTCCAGATCACCACGCTCAGCGGCTTGCCGACAACCTCCGGGATCGCTCGACCGAAGTCCGACTTGGCGGGAAATTTAACATAAACCGATGGGCTTTCATGATCGCTGTATTCCACCTCGGCCTCGGCCAGGGCCGTCTGGCAGGAGATGCACCAAAACACCGGTTTGGCGCCCCGGTAGACGTTGCCCATGCCGACAAAGTTGCCAAAGACGCGGGCGATCGTTGACTCATATGAGTAACTCATTGTCAAGTAGGGGTTGGCCCAGTCGCCGAAAACTCCCAGCCGCTTGAACTGCTCCCGCTGAATGCCCACGTACTTCTCGGCATAGCGGCGGCAGTGCTGCCGAAACTCCAGGATATCCATCTGCTTGCTGCCGAATCCCAGCTCCGCCTCCATCCGTTTCTCGATGGGCAGGCCATGACAATCCCACCCGGGGATGTAGGGGCTGAAGAATCCCTTCATGGACTTGTACTTGACGACAAAATCCTTGAGGACTTTGTTCAGCGCGGTGCCCAGGTGAATGTTGCCGTTGGCGTACGGAGGTCCGTCGTGCAGGATGTAAGCGGGATGCCCCGCGTTTTTCCGCAGAATTTTCTCATACAATCCGATGGACTCCCAAAATTGGAGCATCTTCGGCTCGTTCTGCACCAGGTTGGCCTGCATCTTGAAATTTGTACGCGGCAGATTGACGGAATCCTTCACACTGAACGGCTTGTCCACGGGGACACTCTCCTGACGGTTTTCGTTAAGCGCGGCATTATAAGCACTTGATCCCGGAAAGTAAATGAGGATTTCCGTTCTGTGCTAGACTGGACGGCATGATTCATCCGCTCCTGGCAATCGCCGATGGCCTGACCACCCGGATTGATGGCCTGCGCTTCGGCCCTCCGGTGAGTTGTGCATACAATCCGCTGGTGTATGCCCGCCCGGCTTACGCCGCCTACGTCGGCCGCTACGGGGCCGCCCGCAAGGAATTTCTACTCCTGGGTATGAACCCGGGTCCGTGGGGCATGGTGCAGACCGGAATACCGTTCGGCGAAGTGTCCGCCGTTCGCAATTGGCTGGGTATCGAAGCTAGTGTGGGACGGCCGGCTATACAGCATCCGAGCCGGCCCGTGCTCGGTTTCGCCTGCCGGCGCAGCGAAGTGAGCGGCCGCCGTCTCTGGGGATGGATCCAGGGGCGCTGGGGAACCCCGGCGGCATTTTTCCAGCGCGGCTTTGTCGCCAAT harbors:
- a CDS encoding insulinase family protein; this encodes MRYGFWTICLAAALTVAAAAQGVGDPPPAPEGITTHTLGNGLRLIYQPRYELEFTYVSVYLPLPAGWLSRGRQCASWLEALYLDTGRPDEDTPREALATLDAVPSVRYDGRHVVFDLVCRPEGLPRALSTLMDTLFTDRVQDPFWAQAAARIRLRAVRARTLGWEAVRDDLTTEVLAGGRMERVQSLLDATAPDPLALAALRAHLADPGQIRIVVTGRGDAAEAANLLAQRASGWPSPPADPIAASTAAGAPLAFAQWDIPVDPPRVVVCYQGPGWNSARLGAFLLSASLLADGFTSVAGRQYRQGSAWVPVLVWSGFRVGRDRSVFTVELQCPTESFDAVEGGFFAAAELVASGRWLDVDQERARHQAFTHLGAAIAEVPVFHEVILERGQPIRSDWYTDWRRRLAAPNRREIADAAKSHLTLNHALVLELPGGGGRQIMTPAAFRQVLSTVLPNRVDAAARALKDTPDIPLAVPEFDPEPEFNAEKMDRIVTSGILRGPSAYLKEFHRFPLVWVRAGYPGGVHTEPADKPGLNRLALWSRFLACRDNQDRLLLERLEMLGARIGIEAGPELTFVTLVCPAYFRQPALSVFFRILHRHSPSDTDLTRAAALAPLFVDHPDRIPAQAVLAAALRALYGPDSPYARWSAGTAAAIDGPALRAHYDACFYRNPPVMAMVGRFAGTELLSPITDLISTSEFVPFRPPAQASAFALGKIPDQPSTSCAVVSLLLPGPYGGERDILRLELLRQLYLKRSTGGPPVAVEMESQPLSGRGYIHLQFVAESSGGWQRQLAALREWLNSLPERPLNLWQLASAIKLAELGESIRLASPEALTRWLVLNGLWETRLWDGAEIESALRIGRREQVRELVSRFWLSPHYAVAARSLDPPASDPVIAPGVPPPGER
- the ileS gene encoding isoleucine--tRNA ligase, encoding MQANLVQNEPKMLQFWESIGLYEKILRKNAGHPAYILHDGPPYANGNIHLGTALNKVLKDFVVKYKSMKGFFSPYIPGWDCHGLPIEKRMEAELGFGSKQMDILEFRQHCRRYAEKYVGIQREQFKRLGVFGDWANPYLTMSYSYESTIARVFGNFVGMGNVYRGAKPVFWCISCQTALAEAEVEYSDHESPSVYVKFPAKSDFGRAIPEVVGKPLSVVIWTTTPWTLPANLAIALHPEYDYVAVEVNGEVLLVAEGLLPNFLRDCGLDQGAALARVKGAVLEGQVCRHPFIDRDSVLVLADYVTLEQGTGCVHTAPGHGQEDYVTGQRYSLPVLCPVDNEGRFTDEVPNWNGMVVFEANEPIVEHMQRTGSLIRAKAIRHSYPHCWRCHKPIVFRSTKQWFIALDKNSLRARALEEIKRAKWYPEWGEIRITNMVANRPDWCISRQRSWGVPITVFYCRQCGDVLMDTAVVEHVAEIFEREGADAWYRYSSAELLPPGTACPSCRHTEFDKEFDILDVWFDSGVSYEVISRNRPEMPWPSDMYLEGGDQYRGWFHSSLLASLGCRNSAPYREVLTHGWVLDKDGLAMSKSRGNVIEPEAVISQSGAEILRLWVGSVEYREDVRISDEILSRLREAYRKIRNTLRFLLGNLAGFDPARDTCDYGALHEIDRWALARLHQLLERCGQAYDRYDFHIIYHSVYQFCTIDLSAVYFDILKDRLYTSAAASPERRSAQSALWTILDHLVRLLAPLIPFTTEEVWQHLRPVTDLPESVHLADFPTPQAMWLDEGLLAKWDRLLAIRELVSKALEAARQENRIGNSLEARITVCSGPGDFAFLHGMADNLRYIFIVSAVDLVEKPGVGDGQPEVTVDKAAGAKCERCWNYSTQVGAFADFPTVCERCVPVVRALAGKV
- a CDS encoding single-stranded DNA-binding protein gives rise to the protein MHPLLAIADGLTTRIDGLRFGPPVSCAYNPLVYARPAYAAYVGRYGAARKEFLLLGMNPGPWGMVQTGIPFGEVSAVRNWLGIEASVGRPAIQHPSRPVLGFACRRSEVSGRRLWGWIQGRWGTPAAFFQRGFVANYCPLAFFSATGANLTPDKLPVRDRAPLLSACDEALRATVAWLRPRWVIGIGRFAAQRSATALVGFSVRTGCLPHPSPASPLANRGWETVADSAWSALGISRTS